The DNA window CCGGCGCAGTTTCGTTGGCAGACGTGGTGCCGCCGTTTTGCAGTTCGGCCTGCAGCGGCACGCTGGTTTCCTGCTGAGATACCGGGAACGGCTGTCTTTCGGGCGAGTAAGGCCACAGCAACGCCAACAGCAGAATGATGCCGAAGATCAGCACCCAGCGGCGATGAAAGTAGGGCAGCGGTTCCATCCAATGGAAACCGTCCGGCAGATGCCAGACTTTAATCAGCAGCGCTTTGACCTGCTGCATTTTGTCGTTGGCCGACGGCGGCTCCGATGGCGGCTCCGCGCCTTCAGACGCAGGTGCGGCGCCCGGTTTCAGGCGCTGGCTGACGTTCAGCCAGGTGCGCAGCAGCGGCTGGTAGATGCGGGTGGTTTTCCTTCTCCTGGGCGCGATTCTGCCCATGGTGACCTCTCTTCGACGGCGTAATAATTAGCGCGGCGCGACAAACGCGTCGCCTGCCCGGTATCCTGCTTTCAGTATAGTCCGCTAACTGATTGAAGTGAAAGGCGGCTGAGCGGCAGAGCCGAGGTTTGCGGCTGCGGGCGTTAACAGAAGGTTATTGTTTCTTTTTCTACGACAAAAGTCATCATTCTCCACACAAGATTTTACCCGGCATTGACGCGCTGTTATGCTGCGCTTTCGACTTTTTACAGACTTAAGGAAAACCCCATGACAACCCCTTCTTTTGACAGCGTTGAAGCGCAAGCAAGTTACGGGATTGGTTTACAGGTCGGCCAGCAGCTGCAAGAGTCCGGGCTGGAAGGTTTGCAACCGGAAGCTTTGCTGGCGGGTCTGCGTGACGCGCTGGAAGGGAATGCCCCGGCGGTTCCGGTAGACGTGGTGCACCGTGCGCTGCGTGAAATCCATGAGCGTGCGGACGCGGTGCGCCGCGAGCGCCAGCAGGCGATGGCCGTTGAAGGCCAGAAGTTCCTGGACGACAACGCCAAGCGCGACGACGTGACGCTGACCGAGTCCGGCCTGCAGTTCTCCGTGCTGGAGCAGGGCAACGGCCCAATCCCGTCCCGTCAGGATCGCGTGCGTGTGCACTACACCGGTCGTCTGATCAACGGCGACGTGTTCGACAGCTCGGTTGAGCGCGGCCAGCCGGCGGAATTCCCGGTCAGCGGCGTGATCCCAGGCTGGATCGAAGCGCTGACCCTGATGCCGGTCGGCTCCAAATGGCAGCTGTATATCCCGCACAACCTGGCCTACGGCGAGCGTGGTGCTGGCGCGTCCATCCCGCCGTTCAGCGCTCTGGTGTTCGACGTCGAGCTGCTGGAAATCCTGTAATCTCACCGAGGATTGCTCTGGGCGCCTTCGCGGCGCCCTTGTTTTATGCGCCGCGCAGCGCGCGCGGGAACAGCAGATTGTTCTCCAGACTGATGTGTTCCATCAGATCGCCGATGAACTCGTCGATGCCGTTGTACAGCGCTCGCCAGGTGGTGCAGGCGCCCTCCGGCGGCGTGACGTTATCGGTGAGGAACTTCACCACCTCCAGTTGCTCGCCCGCCTCGTCATGTTCATGTTCCATCACCGAAATAGGTCCGGCGGCCTGAGGCCCCATCCCCTGTTTGATCAGCGGGAACAGGATCTGCTCCTCTTTCATCATGTGATTCTCCAGATCCAGGCGGATCAGGTTCAGCTGCTTCGCCAACCCGCGCGGGCAGGCGGGTTTGTCGCCGTGCACGCGTTCAACTTTTTCCGCCATCAGCACCAGTTCGGCCAGCTGTTCTCGGTGCCGCTGATGAAAGCGCGGCAGTATGTAGTCGATCACCTCATCGAGCGGGGCCGTGCGCCAGTCACGGTTTTGTACCGGCGTGGCGGCCAGAGCGGCCAGTTCGTTCTCCAATCTGTCGATATCCAGGCCTTTGCGCTCGGCGGCGCGTTCCAGCGACTGTCGGCCGCCGCAGCAGAAATCCAGCTGGTGTTGGCGAAAAAGACGGGATGCCCGTGGAATGGCGATAGCGAGCGCGCCAAGGGATTGATTGCGGTAATCCATGGTAGTGCCTCTTTAAACGAAGGAATTCTATAACATGCATTTTAAATGCAATTTAAAGGGCGCGCCAGCGGGAAAATAGCGAAGATGGCCGGGGGATTGCCCCGGCCTGGCGATTATTTTGCGCTTAAATCGATGCGATAGACCGCGAAACCGATGCGGTCATTGCCTTCGGCGGTCATCGGGTATTGGGCGTGCTCTTTGATAAACGCCGTTGCTTTGTCCGATGGCGAGGTCTCGAAGCGGATATCCAGCGGCTGCTTGCTGCTGAAGGTCGCCAAACGCCAATTGTTGTCTGCCTGCGGATGCACTGCGCCGCGCCGTTTGGTTTCGGCGCTGATGTAGGCCGCCAGCACCGAACGATTCTCATCCGGCGAAGCGAAGGCGATATGTTGGTCGCCGGTGCCGGCAAACTTGCCGCCGTAGGCGCGGTAGTTGTTGGTGGCGACCAGGAAGGTGGCGTTCGGATCGATCGGCTTGCCGTTGAAGGTCAGCTGCTTGATGCGCTCCGCCTTATCGTTGATCAGCTGGCATTCGCCGTCATAGCGCGCCGGCTGGCTGACGTCGATCTGGTAATTGACGCCGTCGATCACGTCGAAGTTATAGGTGCGGAAGCCGTCCCAGTTGATCAATCCTTGCGGCTTGGCGTTATTGACGTCTATCTGGTTGAACTGACCGGCGGAGCACTCCAGCCACTCTTTCACCTCTTTGCCGCTGGCCTTCACCACCACCAGCGTATTGGGATAGAGATAGAGATCGGCGGCGTTGCGGAAGGTGAGCTGGCCCTTTTCCACTTCGACGAAGCTGGCGGGATCGTTCTTGCGGCCGCCGACCTTGAACGGCGCCGCCGCCGACAACACCGGCAGATCGGCAAGATCCGGGTCGCCCTGGATGTAATGTTCGACGTAGGCCTTCTGCGCATTGTTGACGATTTGCACCGTCGGATCGTCCTGCACCAGCGCCAGATAGCTGTACATGTTGCCGTCGGATTTGCCGATCGGCTGGCTGACGAACTCGCGCGTGCCCTTGTGATCGTCCGCCAATACTTTCACCAGCGCGGCGTCTTCAGCCGCCAGCGATTTCTTGTTCTCTTTGTCGTAGATCGGCCGCGCTTCCGCTTTGGCGGCGGTCACTTTCCAACTGCCGCCATCGTTGTTGAGCTGCAGGTCGACCACGCCGAGATGATCACCCCACTGGCCCGGCATGACCGCCGGTATGCCGTTCAGCAGGCCCTTATCGATATCCGCGCCTTTGATGTTGGCGAAGTCCTTGCTCGGGAACACCGCATGGGCGTGACCGAACATGATGGCGTCGATGCCCGGCACCTGGCTGAGGTAATAGACCGAGTTTTCCGCCATCGCCTTGTAAGGCTCGCTAGACAGCCCGGAATGCGGGATCGCCACCACCAGATCGGCGCCCTGTTTACGCATTTCCGGCACATAGCGCTTGGCGGTGGCGGTGATGTCGTCCACCGTCACTTTGCCCTGCAGGTTAGCTTTGTCCCATACCAGGATCTGCGGCGGCACGAAGCCGATGTAGCCGATGCGTAGCGTATGCGTCTTGCCGTCGCGGTCTTTCACCGGCGTATCGACGATGATGTACGGCGTGAACAGCGGTTTTTGCGTTTTGGCGTCGAGGACGTTGGCGTTGATATACGGGAATTTGGCGCCGGCGATGGCGTTCTTCAGGTAATCCAGCCCGTAGTTGAACTCATGGTTGCCGATGTTGCCGACCACATAGTCCAGCGTGT is part of the Serratia surfactantfaciens genome and encodes:
- a CDS encoding OapA family protein; translation: MGRIAPRRRKTTRIYQPLLRTWLNVSQRLKPGAAPASEGAEPPSEPPSANDKMQQVKALLIKVWHLPDGFHWMEPLPYFHRRWVLIFGIILLLALLWPYSPERQPFPVSQQETSVPLQAELQNGGTTSANETAPAGNWQRYQIQPGQTLAQLFRDNNLPVNEVFAMAQVEGGDKPLSNMKAGQEVRIERDANGVINALSVTTADNSQVLFRRQADGSYRRER
- the fklB gene encoding FKBP-type peptidyl-prolyl cis-trans isomerase is translated as MTTPSFDSVEAQASYGIGLQVGQQLQESGLEGLQPEALLAGLRDALEGNAPAVPVDVVHRALREIHERADAVRRERQQAMAVEGQKFLDDNAKRDDVTLTESGLQFSVLEQGNGPIPSRQDRVRVHYTGRLINGDVFDSSVERGQPAEFPVSGVIPGWIEALTLMPVGSKWQLYIPHNLAYGERGAGASIPPFSALVFDVELLEIL
- the ytfE gene encoding iron-sulfur cluster repair protein YtfE, with translation MDYRNQSLGALAIAIPRASRLFRQHQLDFCCGGRQSLERAAERKGLDIDRLENELAALAATPVQNRDWRTAPLDEVIDYILPRFHQRHREQLAELVLMAEKVERVHGDKPACPRGLAKQLNLIRLDLENHMMKEEQILFPLIKQGMGPQAAGPISVMEHEHDEAGEQLEVVKFLTDNVTPPEGACTTWRALYNGIDEFIGDLMEHISLENNLLFPRALRGA
- a CDS encoding bifunctional 2',3'-cyclic-nucleotide 2'-phosphodiesterase/3'-nucleotidase encodes the protein MMKHPLRLSALALLVCASAQAATVDLRVLETTDLHSNMMDFDYYKDTPTDKFGLVRTASLIQQARQQATNAVLVDNGDIIQGSPLGDYMAAKGLKPGDVHPVYKAMNTLDYVVGNIGNHEFNYGLDYLKNAIAGAKFPYINANVLDAKTQKPLFTPYIIVDTPVKDRDGKTHTLRIGYIGFVPPQILVWDKANLQGKVTVDDITATAKRYVPEMRKQGADLVVAIPHSGLSSEPYKAMAENSVYYLSQVPGIDAIMFGHAHAVFPSKDFANIKGADIDKGLLNGIPAVMPGQWGDHLGVVDLQLNNDGGSWKVTAAKAEARPIYDKENKKSLAAEDAALVKVLADDHKGTREFVSQPIGKSDGNMYSYLALVQDDPTVQIVNNAQKAYVEHYIQGDPDLADLPVLSAAAPFKVGGRKNDPASFVEVEKGQLTFRNAADLYLYPNTLVVVKASGKEVKEWLECSAGQFNQIDVNNAKPQGLINWDGFRTYNFDVIDGVNYQIDVSQPARYDGECQLINDKAERIKQLTFNGKPIDPNATFLVATNNYRAYGGKFAGTGDQHIAFASPDENRSVLAAYISAETKRRGAVHPQADNNWRLATFSSKQPLDIRFETSPSDKATAFIKEHAQYPMTAEGNDRIGFAVYRIDLSAK